Within Phycodurus eques isolate BA_2022a chromosome 18, UOR_Pequ_1.1, whole genome shotgun sequence, the genomic segment TGTCCTGGCTCGCGCAGTGGCGTTTTGGACCAGTTGGAGGGTCTTTACACTCTTGCTTGGGCAACTTGTTAATGGAGAGCTGCAACAATCCAGTCTtgatgtcacaaaaacctgaacTAGTTTTCGGGCATTGGCTTCTGAAGCCGACAGCTGCTCCTGagtgagtgtgctcattgtttgttttactaTTCTCCCAGCATTCAGTTAACAGCAGAAAAATGTTTGCGACaatggctctcctttcccacatgcaagggcatgaCAGCAAGTATATTATAGAAACACAAAATGCTCAAACCTAGCCTACATAGATGTGTCGTCGTCACGATACTACACATTCTATTTCTCAGACCAGTGGTTTTAGGATACCAATAAAAGTCAGACAGATTTATTCAACCAGTTGAACATTATCTGCTCTCTCTCCCCAGGTTGTAAATCTACAGCACAGTGAGGTTCAAGACAGGGTCATGCTGACGGGAAGACACATGGTGCGCGACGTCAGCTGCAAGAACTGCAACAGCAAGCTGGGTTGGATGTACGAATTTGCCACGGAGGAAAGCCAGCGCTACAAGGAGGGCAGAGTCATCCTGGAGAGGGCGCTGGTGAGGGAGAGCGAGGGCTTTGAGCACGTGCCCGCCGATAACTCCTGAGCTCACGGCAGTGACTGTACTGCTAAGTCAGCTTTGCCTCCAACAGCGGCGCACTGATTTGCATGCCGGGAGAGTCCCAACAACGGCAACGTAATATCACAGTTTGAAGAGCGGGTTCAAACATGGAGAGGTGGACATGGAAGTGTGACACCACCATCGCTTCCATTTCTCTTACAATTTCACTGTGTTTAACAGACCGGGATGTTCATTATGGTGTGATGTTATCGGAGAAGCTTGTTAAACTGTGAAGTTTCCGGGTCTATGCGGGAATATACGCTTTGGGCCAATTTAGACTGTTCAGTCTGATTAAGTGAGGGggaaaatgcaatataacattTTGCACCAGTCAGTTCCGTGTGATGCCGTTGATTTGAATTTTTCTCCATGATGGAGTTAATGTCCACCTCATGATAAATTATAGACTATCTTAAGGAATCAATTGTGATCTTTTTGCATGACTGTGCACTTTAGTTGCCCCCCGATATCATATATAAATGCCCTTTTGATTCATGTTACCTGTCAAGTTGATGGATCGCATTTGGTTAAATGTAGTTGTTTAAGTTTACTGTATTTAGAATGATAAATACATACTTACTCATGTTGTATGCTGTACCAACCTCACCTTGATGattgacaaaaacattacagGGGCTCCTCGTCAAAATCGTTAAGTATAATAGTATGTTGAACCTTATACAATTTGATGCTATAGCGGTTTGGAAGgatgaaaatatttgtcattttgagtGAGAAATAAAAGACTCGTCGTCAGTTTGTTGAGCCTTTAAATGTAACGTAACCATGGAAACATTTGTGGTGCAGGGGGGGAAAGGTATGTGAAGCCTTGGACTACTATAAGAGCTAATTGGAGTCAGGAATCAGCCAACTTAGTCCCTAATTTCTccttttcattgttattttgaATGGACAACTCATTAGTAAATTACTGGTTTGAGTTATTATCAAAGTTAGTGTTTATAGATGACTGTAATTTCAATATGTTGTGCATCTTGGGTAAATTTTTCTTCGAAAGCTGATCTTGCACTTGTGCGTATGCACGGTCTGAGGCAGTGGCGTCGTTAGgcctattttttggggggggacttTAGCCTGTTTctgttaaaaaatgttaaaaagcaaTTTCTCATTGTTCGTTAGttgtttgtgaaaatgttgtgcTTGTGCGTTACATTCGCTTACATCCTGTGCATCATCAATATCATCCGCCCCTATCCATAAAACCTAGTGACGCCCCTGGTCTGAGGAGGTTCTAAATTTGGCAGAGTTCGAACAAAAACAAGTCCGAACATTTTGATGAACGCGCACG encodes:
- the LOC133417091 gene encoding protein yippee-like 5, yielding MGRIFLDHIGGTRLFSCANCDTILTNRAELISTRFTGATGRAFLFNKVVNLQHSEVQDRVMLTGRHMVRDVSCKNCNSKLGWMYEFATEESQRYKEGRVILERALVRESEGFEHVPADNS